The genomic region CTCCCTTTCATCACTATGCGCGTATCTACCTGCAGCTCCCTTAAGGCGTCCTCGTCCGCGGTCAGAAACAGCGAGGTCAGCTCGGGGCTCTCCCGGTGAAACTCCTCCAAAAGGGCCAGGACGGCGCTTCTTTGCCCCCCGCTCAGGCCGGTCAGGACCTCGTTGCAGATCACGAGCCGCGGGTTCAAAAGCATGGCGCGGGCGATCCCCACCTGCCTTCTGGCGTAGAGGGAGAGGTGCCCCGGCAGCTCCATCAGGTCGCCCTCGTACCCCACCCGCTTCAGTGCCGCCATCCCCCGCTCCTCGATCTCGCCGGCCGGGCAGACGGAAAAGTATTCCAGCGGCAGCACGAGGTTCTCCCACACCTTGAGGTTCGAGATCAGGCCGCCGCTCGGATAGATCACGGCGACCTGGCGGCGCAGCGCCTGCAGCGCCTTATTCGACGCGCGCTCCAGCGGCTCACCCAGCACGGTGACGCTTCCCGACAGAGGCTTTGCCAGCGCCAGCATCAACCTCGCCTGCAGGTCGTTTTCCTCCTGCCGTGCAGTGATGGCCGCCGCCTTGCACCCTGCCGGTATCGAGAAGGAAACCGGCTGCAGCAGCTCACCGGCGACCACGTTTTCGAACTTAACAGCCTGTTCCATGCCGGAAATAACCTCTACAAAAGGAAAAAGAGCGACACCACGCCGTCGATGATGAAGAGCAGGAAAAGACTCTGCATCACGGCCCTGGTGGCGGCCTGCGGTATCTGGGTCACGCTGCGCCCCACCTTGAGCCCCTGGCGGCAGCAGATGGCGCCGATGAAGAGGCCGAAAAGGGCGCTTTTAACCAGCGAGACCGCGAGTTCCGTGATGGTCAGCACCGAAAACACCCCCTGCGAGTACTGCTCCCACGGCACGTGCCACCCTAGCGAGGCGACCAGGAATCCCCCCAAAACGGCGGCGAACTCGAAGTAGATGGCGAGGACCAGCACGGCGCTGGCGACACCGAGGATGCGCGGCATGACCAGGTATACCGGGGCGGGGATCCCCAGCGACTCCAGGTAGTCGATCTCGCCTGCCACCTTCATCTGGGCCAGTTCGGCGGCGATGGCGGTGCCGCTTCTGGCGACCACGATGATCGCGGTCAGAAGGGGCGCCAGTTCCCGCACCACGATCCAGACGATCACCTTCCCGGTGAGGGTCTCGCTCCCTGACCCGGCGATGCTGACGATCTGGGTGATGACCACGGTGCCGATCAAAAGCGCGGTGACCAGGATGATCTTGAAGGCCTCCAGCCCGGTGAAATAGACCTGGCGCAGGTAGACGCTCAATACCGGCCGAGCCCCCTGCCGCATCGCCGCGAGCGCATCGGTGCAGGCGCAGAGGATCAGCTGGACCAGGTCGTAGAGGTAGTCGATCAGGGCGAGCGGCTTGTCGAAAAGCGCCCCTGTCATGCCGCGCCCCGCTGCGAAAGTGGGTTGCTAAAGGTCATAGACGTTCCCGCCGCGCAACAGTTCGACGCCCGGAAGACGCAGCGCCTCCAGTTCGTCCTTGATCCGGTCGTAGTACTGCGGTTTCAGGTGGGTGATCAGGATGCGGGACGGGAGCTTCGGGAGTTTCGCCAGCTCTATGCCCAGGAGCGCCGGCGTCAGGTGCCCGGTGAGGAGCGCTATCTCCTCCATCTCGCTCGGGAAGGAGACCTCGACGATCAGCGCCGCCAGTTCCCCGGCCAGCTCCCAGATGCGCGCGGTGGGGCCGGTGTCGCCGGTGTAGAGAAGGGAAGCCCCTCCCCTGCTCACCCGGTAACCGACGGCCGGGACTGGGTGATTCACGGGGCAGGCGAGCACCTGGTAGTCGCCGACCTGGAAGGGCGCCTCGACCACGACCGGCTGGTAGCGCAGCACCGGCGCCTCAGGGGTGGGGATGCGGGTGAAGTCGGGCCAGATCACGCCGTTCATCAGGTGGCTGCCGAGGGCCGCGAGGACTTCGGTCGTGCCGCGGACCTGGACGGTCCGGGAGATTCCGGAAACGACTATGTTGTCGGCCAGAAGCGGGATGCCGCGGATATGGTCCAGGTGCGAATGGGTCACCAGGATGTCCTTGATGCGCCACTGCTCCTCCTCGCTGAGCACGGCCCCCACGGTCCCGGCGTCGAGGAGCAAAGAGTCGTCGATCAGAAAAGCCGATGGGCTGTGTCCGGGGAATTCGGCGCCTGAACATCCTAATACGCGTAATCTCACAGGTTTCCTCGCTTATCCTGCAATGGTAGTCACTGCCATTCCGGGTGCCGCACCATACCACGTCCCACCATGGATTTCTCCATAATTCCAAGGCCTATGCCTTCTCTCCCCGTGCGCCCCCCACCCTGACCCTCCCCCTGGAGGGGAGGGAACTCGTGACATCCCGCTCTCCTCCCCCTGGAGGGGGGAGGCCGGGAGGGGGGCGTCCAGCTACTACTTCGTCTGCGCCACGTACACGCCGTCCCACCCTTCCGGGGGGGGCACTGCGGCGAACTCGCGGCAGCGCGAGAGATAAAGCTCCGACACCTTGTCGCCCGTGGCCGCGATGGCGGCGAAACCTTCGCAGGCAGAGGCGAACTCGCCGGCCCGGTAAAGCGCAAGGGAGGCCTCGAACTGCGCCTGGAACTTTAGCTCCCCGGTCAGGAGCTGGTACACGGCGACCGGCTCGTGCTTCCCTTTGACCCGCACCAGGTCCACCTTGCGAAACCGGAAGCCGTCGCCTGCATGGGCCTTGGTCGCCTCGCTCACGAGGACCTGGACCCCGTAGAACTTGGTGAGCCCTTCAAGGCGGGCGGAGAGGTTGACCGTATCCCCGATGGCGGTGTAGTCGAAGCGGATGTCGGCTCCCATGTTGCCGACGACCGCCTCGCCTGTGCTGATGCCGATGCCGATGGAGATCTGCGGCACCCCCCGCTTGGCGAACTCCTGGTTCAAGAGCTCAAGCCGCTCCAGCATCTTCACCGCGCTGCGGCAGGCATGCCCGGCATGGTCGGGAACGTCGAGCGGCGCGTTGTAGATCGCCATTACCGCATCGCCGATGAACTTGTCCAGCGTCCCCTTCTCCTCCATCACGATCCGGGTCATGGGGGAGAGGTAGTCGTTCAAAAGCCGCACCAGCTCCTCAGGAGAAAGCGATTCGGAGAGGGTGGTGAAGCCCCTGATGTCGGAGAAGAGGATGCTCACCTCGCGCTTCTCCCCCCCCAATTTCAGCAGGTCCGGGTTCTTGACGATCTTGTCGACGAGGTCGGGAGAGACGTAGCTGCCGAACGCCTTCTTCAGGTACCTCCCCCGCTTCTCGATGACGAGGTTTCGGTACGCCTCGGCCCCGACGTAGGTGAATATCACCGGAGAGAGCGGGTAGATGAAACTCAGGTCCAGCGAGGCGTGTTTGAAAAGGAGGTAGTTGAGGACCAGGTACCCGCCGCTTAGAAGGGAGAAATAGGCGAGCCCGACCATGGTGCGGGGGGTGGTGTTGAGCAGCAGGGCCAAAAGCAGCGGCAACAGGAACATGCACCCCATCTCCAGCCCCAGCGTCCTTCCGTCGCGGATCAGGAAACGGTGGTCCAGCGCGTTTGCCGCGACGGTGGCGTGGATCTCGACCCCGGGTAAGGCCGGGTCGAAGGGGGTGGCGCGCATGTCGTAGATGCCGGTCTCGGTCACGCCGACAAATACCAGCTTCCCCTTGAGCGCCTGCGCCGGGACCTTCTTCTCGATCACATCCACCGCGGAGATGGTGGGAAAACTCGCTGTCCCCCCGTAGTAGTTGAGAGCCAGGCGCCCCTGCTCGTTCACCGACAGCGGGAGGTCCCCCACCGCCACCGAACGGACCCCGAACGGCGCCACGTCGACCAGGACCGGCTTGTCGAGGTAGCGGCTGAGCCCCAAAAGCCCCAGCGACGGGTAGATGTCGCCGTCGTAAAGGAGCAAAAGCGGCGCCTTCCTGAACAGCCCGTCGTAATCGGGAATCTGGTTGAAAAAGCCGAACTCGCGGGCGCCGCCCGCCACAGAGGGGAGATTGGCGTCCAGGCTCGCAAATTCGGTGAGCGGCACCGAAGTGACCCCCTCCTCCAGTTTCAAGAACTTCACCTTGGCGTTAGAGAGTTGCTCCAGGGCGAGCGGGTCGATCTGCTGCATCTCGTTGCGGAAGAAGTACCCCATGACGAGGTTCGGAGAAGACGCCACCGCCCGCGCCAGGGTCCGGTCCGGGACCTCCCCCTGGGGCTCGGAGAAGACCATGTCGAGCGCGATCACCTTGGCGCCATAGGCGGAGAGGTTCTCTATCAGCCGGGCCGTGACCTCGCGGGACCAAGGCCAGCGCCCCACCTCCTTCACGCTCTTGTTGTCCACGGCGACCACCGCCACCTCCGGCCCCGGCGCCACCGCTCCCCGCACCCGAAACCTCGCGTCGCGCAGCCGCAGGTCGACCTGCTCGATGAAGGCGAACTGGCTGCGGTAAAGCCCCAGGGAGAAAAGGGACGCCAAGAGCGCTATGGCGAGGAAGATGCGGGTTCGCTTCATCACTGCTCCAGCATTTTCAAGAGCGTTTCGACGCTGCTTCTATGCTTTCCCTCTGGGTACTCGTTCAGGTACTGCTTGAAGCGGGCCTTGGCCAGGTCGGTCCGTCCCATGTCGT from Citrifermentans bremense harbors:
- a CDS encoding ABC transporter permease; this encodes MTGALFDKPLALIDYLYDLVQLILCACTDALAAMRQGARPVLSVYLRQVYFTGLEAFKIILVTALLIGTVVITQIVSIAGSGSETLTGKVIVWIVVRELAPLLTAIIVVARSGTAIAAELAQMKVAGEIDYLESLGIPAPVYLVMPRILGVASAVLVLAIYFEFAAVLGGFLVASLGWHVPWEQYSQGVFSVLTITELAVSLVKSALFGLFIGAICCRQGLKVGRSVTQIPQAATRAVMQSLFLLFIIDGVVSLFFLL
- a CDS encoding 3',5'-cyclic-nucleotide phosphodiesterase; this translates as MRLRVLGCSGAEFPGHSPSAFLIDDSLLLDAGTVGAVLSEEEQWRIKDILVTHSHLDHIRGIPLLADNIVVSGISRTVQVRGTTEVLAALGSHLMNGVIWPDFTRIPTPEAPVLRYQPVVVEAPFQVGDYQVLACPVNHPVPAVGYRVSRGGASLLYTGDTGPTARIWELAGELAALIVEVSFPSEMEEIALLTGHLTPALLGIELAKLPKLPSRILITHLKPQYYDRIKDELEALRLPGVELLRGGNVYDL
- a CDS encoding ATP-binding cassette domain-containing protein, which codes for MEQAVKFENVVAGELLQPVSFSIPAGCKAAAITARQEENDLQARLMLALAKPLSGSVTVLGEPLERASNKALQALRRQVAVIYPSGGLISNLKVWENLVLPLEYFSVCPAGEIEERGMAALKRVGYEGDLMELPGHLSLYARRQVGIARAMLLNPRLVICNEVLTGLSGGQRSAVLALLEEFHRESPELTSLFLTADEDALRELQVDTRIVMKGSSAHG
- a CDS encoding CHASE2 domain-containing protein, with the protein product MKRTRIFLAIALLASLFSLGLYRSQFAFIEQVDLRLRDARFRVRGAVAPGPEVAVVAVDNKSVKEVGRWPWSREVTARLIENLSAYGAKVIALDMVFSEPQGEVPDRTLARAVASSPNLVMGYFFRNEMQQIDPLALEQLSNAKVKFLKLEEGVTSVPLTEFASLDANLPSVAGGAREFGFFNQIPDYDGLFRKAPLLLLYDGDIYPSLGLLGLSRYLDKPVLVDVAPFGVRSVAVGDLPLSVNEQGRLALNYYGGTASFPTISAVDVIEKKVPAQALKGKLVFVGVTETGIYDMRATPFDPALPGVEIHATVAANALDHRFLIRDGRTLGLEMGCMFLLPLLLALLLNTTPRTMVGLAYFSLLSGGYLVLNYLLFKHASLDLSFIYPLSPVIFTYVGAEAYRNLVIEKRGRYLKKAFGSYVSPDLVDKIVKNPDLLKLGGEKREVSILFSDIRGFTTLSESLSPEELVRLLNDYLSPMTRIVMEEKGTLDKFIGDAVMAIYNAPLDVPDHAGHACRSAVKMLERLELLNQEFAKRGVPQISIGIGISTGEAVVGNMGADIRFDYTAIGDTVNLSARLEGLTKFYGVQVLVSEATKAHAGDGFRFRKVDLVRVKGKHEPVAVYQLLTGELKFQAQFEASLALYRAGEFASACEGFAAIAATGDKVSELYLSRCREFAAVPPPEGWDGVYVAQTK